From the Variovorax paradoxus genome, the window GCGCGCGCACTGGTGCGGCGCCCCGCCTTCGTGGTGGCCGACGAACCCGTCTCCGCGCTCGACATGACCATCCAGGCGCAGGTGCTGCGCCTGTTCCAGAGCCTGCAGCAGCACCATGGCTTCGCCTGCCTGTTCATCAGCCACGACCTCGCGGCCGTCGAGCAGATCGCCGACCGCGTCATCGTGATGGAGCGCGGCCGCATCGTGGAGCAAGGCGCGCGCGACGCCGTGTTCGACGACCCGCGGCATGCGTACACGCAAGCCCTGCTCGCGGCCACGCCACGGCCGCTCGCCACGCTGGCCCCTGCCGGCACCGCCCCGTCCGCCGTTCCCGAGAAAGCCTTCGCGTGACACCTTCCTCGCCCTACAGCTGGCAGAACCCTTCCGCCCCGCCGCCGCTCGATCCGCAGATCGTCGAGTTCATGCGCCTCATGGGTGCCGAGGGCGCGCGCTATCCGAAGCGCCACACCATCCCGATCGCCGATGGCCGCGCCAACGCCGAGAAGGTGCGCGCGCCATGGACCGAGGGCGGCCCCGAGATGGCCCGCACCGTCGAGCACCGGGTGCCCACCCGCCACGGCGACGTGCGCATCCGCGTGCACTACCCCGCGCAACGCACGCAGCAGGGCGCCCTGGTCTACATCCATGGCGGCGGCTTCGTGCTGTTCAGCCTCGACACGCACGACCGCGTGATGCGCGAGTACGCGGGCCGCGCCGGCATCGCGGTGATCGGCATCGACTACACGCGCGCGCCCGAAGCGCAGTTTCCGCAGCCGCACGACGAATGCGTCGACGTGATGCGCTGGCTGCAAAGCCATGCGGGCACGCTCGACATCGACCCGGCGCAACTCTTCATCGGCGGAGACTCGGCCGGCGCGAACCTGTCGGTGGGCGCCTGTCTGGTGCTGCGCGATGCGGGCGATGCGTTGCCGCTGGGCATGCTGCTGAACTACGGCGCCTACAGCACCGAGCTGTACCGCGAATCGGTGGTGCGCTACGGCGCGGGCGAATACGGCCTGTCGCTGCACATGATGGTGTGGTTCTACGGCCTCTACCTGCGCCGGCCCGGCGACGCCGCCGACCCGCGCGTGCACAGCCTCACGGCACGCCTCGAAGGCCTGCCGCCCGCCTGCATGGTCGTGACCGAATGCGATCCGCTGTACGACGACAACGTGCTGATGGCCGCGCGGCTGCGCGAGGCCGGCGTGGCGGTGACGGACACGCTCTACCCCGGCACCATCCACGGCTTCCTGGAAGCGGTGTCGGTCGCCGACGTCGCGGCGCGTGCCTTCGACGATTCGGCACGCTGGATGCAGGCACTGGCCCGCTGAGACGCCCATGTACACGCCCACGCCCTACGTCGAAGCCGACCTCGCCACGCTGCACGCCGGCATGCGCGCCTGGAGCTTCGCCACGCTCGTCACCGTCGGCCCCTGCGGCGTCAACGCCACGCACCTGCCCTTCCTGCTCGATGCGCAGGACGACAGCGCGGGCCTGCTGACCACGCACCTGTCGAAGAAGAATCCGCAGCTCGACGACCTGCGCGCCGGCGGCGATGCGCTGGTCGTCTTCCAGGGGCCGCATGCCTTCGTCACGCCCAGCTGGTACGCGAAGCAGAGCACCTTTCCGACGTGGAACTACACCGCCATTCACGCACGCGGCACGCCCCGCGTCGTCGAGGAGCGCATGGCCGTGCATGCGGTGCTGCGCCGCACGGTGGCGCAGTACGACACGCCGCTGCGCGAGGCATGCGGCGGCAGCTGGGACTTCGATGCGATGCCCTTCGACTTCGTCGCGCCGCGGCTCGACATGATCGCCGCGGTCGAGATCCCGGTGCGTGCGCTCGAAGGCAAGTTCAAGCTCAACCAGGACCGCTCGGAGGAAGACCGTCTCGGCGTCATC encodes:
- a CDS encoding alpha/beta hydrolase fold domain-containing protein is translated as MTPSSPYSWQNPSAPPPLDPQIVEFMRLMGAEGARYPKRHTIPIADGRANAEKVRAPWTEGGPEMARTVEHRVPTRHGDVRIRVHYPAQRTQQGALVYIHGGGFVLFSLDTHDRVMREYAGRAGIAVIGIDYTRAPEAQFPQPHDECVDVMRWLQSHAGTLDIDPAQLFIGGDSAGANLSVGACLVLRDAGDALPLGMLLNYGAYSTELYRESVVRYGAGEYGLSLHMMVWFYGLYLRRPGDAADPRVHSLTARLEGLPPACMVVTECDPLYDDNVLMAARLREAGVAVTDTLYPGTIHGFLEAVSVADVAARAFDDSARWMQALAR
- a CDS encoding FMN-binding negative transcriptional regulator — translated: MYTPTPYVEADLATLHAGMRAWSFATLVTVGPCGVNATHLPFLLDAQDDSAGLLTTHLSKKNPQLDDLRAGGDALVVFQGPHAFVTPSWYAKQSTFPTWNYTAIHARGTPRVVEERMAVHAVLRRTVAQYDTPLREACGGSWDFDAMPFDFVAPRLDMIAAVEIPVRALEGKFKLNQDRSEEDRLGVIAALERLGDPQGVAVASMMREQMAATASA